From the genome of Streptomyces sp. NBC_00659, one region includes:
- a CDS encoding MMPL family transporter, which yields MKRLDVWKRGTIGVVCGRRSKWLVLALWLLILLFVAPLGAKLSDAQDNDAQSWLPGSAESTQVLDISNGFRPEQIPAVVVYARPDGLTAQDRRQISEDVRQLKTLRDHGIRGAETRGPVLDRQPDPRAAQIYVPITMDAAGWQRIAPAVDSIRDQVGKGGDGLSVHITGPGGTAADSSKAFEGIDSTLLFSAMAVVIVMLLITFRSPILLFVPLLGVVVALFTAQALIYLLAKHAGLTVNGQSAGILTVLVFGAGTDYALLLVARYREELRRHEDRHEAMTLAMNRAGPAILASGATVVLSMLVLLVAEMNSTRGLGPVAAIGVAVGLLAMLTLFPALLLVFGRWIFWPAVPHLGSADPTRSGVWAHMGRRIARRPRTFWVATALALGLLSLGLIQLRAAGIPNADQFTGKPDSIVGQEVSARYFPAGDGDPLVIVSDTAQGRQVGEAVAADPGVVPASIGVPPGTAPVHDGKVLFEATTRAPADSAAAKDTVERVRDAVHAVPGADAKVGGGSAALLDMENAQTHDNYLVIPLVLVVVLLVLSVLLRALIAPLLLIGTVVLSLATALGVSALAFRHVFDYAGEDVAFPLFVFVFLVALGIDYNIFLTTRIREEAGRHGTRQGVVTGLATTGAVITSAGLVLAGTFAALGTLPIVGFAEIGFAVALGVLLDTFVVRSVLVTSLFLDVGPKVWWPNRLAHEDGGSRHPDTPDPEQSGELAASPGPAGPQDTGDPDDSTRPARPPD from the coding sequence ATGAAGCGGCTCGACGTCTGGAAGCGCGGCACCATCGGAGTCGTGTGCGGCCGGCGGTCCAAGTGGCTGGTCCTGGCCCTGTGGCTGCTGATCCTGCTCTTCGTGGCACCGCTCGGAGCGAAGCTGAGCGACGCCCAGGACAACGACGCGCAGTCCTGGCTGCCGGGCTCCGCCGAATCCACCCAGGTCCTCGACATCTCGAACGGGTTCAGGCCCGAGCAGATCCCCGCGGTCGTCGTCTACGCGCGCCCCGACGGCCTGACGGCACAGGACCGACGACAGATCTCCGAGGACGTCCGGCAGCTCAAGACGCTGCGGGACCACGGCATCCGCGGCGCCGAGACCCGCGGGCCGGTCCTCGACCGGCAGCCGGACCCGCGCGCGGCGCAGATCTACGTCCCCATCACCATGGACGCGGCGGGCTGGCAGCGGATCGCCCCCGCCGTCGACTCCATCCGTGACCAGGTCGGCAAGGGCGGCGACGGGCTCTCGGTGCACATCACCGGGCCCGGGGGTACGGCCGCCGACTCCTCCAAGGCCTTCGAGGGCATCGACTCGACGCTGCTGTTCTCCGCGATGGCCGTCGTCATCGTGATGCTGCTGATCACCTTCCGCAGCCCGATCCTGCTGTTCGTCCCCCTGCTCGGTGTGGTCGTCGCCCTGTTCACGGCGCAGGCGCTGATCTATCTGCTGGCGAAACACGCCGGTCTGACCGTCAACGGCCAGAGCGCGGGCATTCTCACCGTGCTCGTGTTCGGCGCGGGGACCGACTACGCGCTGCTGCTGGTCGCCCGCTACCGCGAGGAACTGCGCCGTCACGAGGACCGGCACGAGGCGATGACCCTCGCCATGAACCGGGCGGGGCCCGCCATCCTCGCGTCGGGCGCCACGGTCGTGCTGAGCATGCTGGTGCTCCTGGTCGCCGAGATGAACTCGACGCGGGGGCTCGGCCCGGTCGCGGCGATCGGCGTGGCCGTCGGCCTGCTCGCCATGCTCACGCTCTTCCCCGCCCTGCTGCTGGTCTTCGGCCGCTGGATCTTCTGGCCCGCCGTCCCGCACCTCGGCTCGGCCGATCCGACCAGGAGCGGCGTCTGGGCGCACATGGGCCGGCGGATCGCCCGCCGCCCGCGGACCTTCTGGGTGGCCACGGCGCTGGCGCTCGGGCTGCTGTCCCTCGGCCTGATCCAGCTCCGCGCCGCGGGCATCCCCAACGCCGACCAGTTCACCGGGAAACCGGACTCGATCGTCGGCCAGGAGGTGTCGGCGCGCTACTTCCCCGCGGGCGACGGGGATCCGCTGGTCATCGTGTCCGACACGGCGCAGGGCAGACAGGTCGGCGAGGCCGTGGCGGCGGATCCGGGCGTGGTGCCGGCGAGCATCGGTGTGCCCCCGGGCACCGCGCCGGTGCACGACGGCAAGGTGCTGTTCGAGGCGACCACCCGCGCCCCCGCCGACAGCGCGGCGGCCAAGGACACGGTGGAGCGGGTGCGCGACGCGGTGCACGCCGTGCCCGGGGCCGACGCGAAGGTGGGCGGCGGCTCGGCGGCCCTGCTGGACATGGAGAACGCCCAGACGCACGACAACTACCTGGTCATCCCGCTCGTCCTGGTGGTGGTCCTGCTGGTCCTGAGCGTCCTGCTGCGCGCGCTGATCGCTCCGCTCCTGCTGATCGGGACCGTGGTGCTGTCGCTGGCCACCGCCCTCGGTGTGAGCGCGCTGGCGTTCCGGCACGTCTTCGACTACGCGGGCGAGGACGTGGCGTTCCCGCTGTTCGTCTTCGTGTTCCTGGTGGCGCTCGGCATCGACTACAACATCTTCCTGACCACCCGTATCCGCGAGGAGGCCGGCCGCCACGGCACCCGGCAGGGTGTGGTGACGGGCCTCGCCACCACCGGGGCGGTGATCACCTCGGCCGGCCTGGTTCTCGCGGGCACGTTCGCGGCACTGGGCACCCTGCCGATCGTGGGGTTCGCGGAGATCGGCTTCGCGGTCGCCCTCGGCGTGCTCCTGGACACCTTCGTGGTGCGCTCGGTGCTGGTCACCTCGCTCTTCCTCGATGTCGGCCCGAAGGTGTGGTGGCCGAACCGGCTCGCCCACGAGGACGGCGGCTCCCGGCACCCGGACACACCGGACCCGGAGCAGTCCGGGGAGCTCGCGGCGTCCCCGGGGCCCGCGGGACCCCAGGACACCGGGGACCCGGACGACTCCACGAGACCCGCCCGGCCGCCCGACTGA
- a CDS encoding RsmB/NOP family class I SAM-dependent RNA methyltransferase encodes MSEQPRRPQKPGKPYRRPQKDPVRMLAFEALRAVDERDAYANLVLPPLLRKARQKDDFDARDAALATELVYGTLRRQGTYDAVISACVDRPLREVDPPVLDVLSLGVHQLLGTRIPTHAAVSASVELARVVLGDGRAKFVNAVLRKVARQDLDAWLEQVAPPYAEDAEEHLAVVHSHPRWVVSALWDSLGGGRAGIEDLLEADNERPEVTLVARPGRSTAGELLDALDEDSALPGRWSPYAVRLTEGGEPGAIDAVREGRAGVQDEGSQLVAIALANAPLDGPDRVWLDGCAGPGGKAAMLAGLASQRGATLLASEKQLHRAGLVAKALAGNPGPYQVIAADGTRPPWRPGTFDRVLMDVPCTGLGALRRRPEARWRRRPEDLDGFASLQRGLLRTALASVRVGGVVGYATCSPHLAETRAVVDDVLKHFEDGSAELLDARPLLPGVPALGDGPDVQLWPHLHGTDAMYLALIRRTA; translated from the coding sequence GTGAGTGAGCAGCCCCGTCGGCCGCAGAAGCCCGGCAAGCCCTACCGCCGCCCCCAGAAGGACCCGGTCCGCATGCTCGCCTTCGAGGCGCTGCGGGCCGTGGACGAGCGGGACGCCTACGCGAACCTCGTCCTGCCTCCGCTGCTGCGCAAGGCGAGGCAGAAGGACGACTTCGATGCACGGGACGCCGCGCTCGCCACCGAGCTGGTGTACGGCACGCTGCGCCGCCAGGGGACGTACGACGCCGTCATCTCGGCCTGCGTCGACCGGCCGCTGCGGGAGGTCGACCCGCCGGTCCTCGATGTGCTCAGCCTCGGGGTCCACCAGCTGCTGGGCACGCGCATCCCGACGCACGCGGCCGTCTCCGCCTCGGTCGAGCTGGCCCGGGTGGTGCTCGGCGACGGGCGGGCCAAGTTCGTGAACGCCGTGCTGCGCAAGGTCGCGCGGCAGGACCTCGACGCCTGGCTGGAACAGGTCGCCCCGCCCTACGCCGAGGACGCCGAGGAACACCTCGCCGTCGTGCACTCGCACCCGCGCTGGGTCGTCTCCGCGCTCTGGGACTCCCTCGGCGGCGGCCGGGCCGGCATCGAGGACCTGCTGGAGGCCGACAACGAGCGGCCCGAGGTGACCCTGGTCGCCCGGCCCGGACGCTCCACCGCCGGGGAACTCCTCGACGCCCTCGACGAGGACTCGGCGCTTCCTGGGCGCTGGTCCCCGTACGCCGTGCGGCTCACCGAGGGCGGTGAGCCGGGCGCCATCGACGCCGTACGGGAGGGCCGTGCGGGTGTCCAGGACGAGGGCAGCCAGCTGGTGGCGATCGCCCTGGCGAACGCGCCGCTCGACGGCCCCGACCGGGTCTGGCTGGACGGCTGCGCCGGACCCGGCGGCAAGGCCGCGATGCTGGCCGGCCTCGCCTCCCAGCGGGGCGCGACGCTGCTCGCCTCCGAGAAGCAGCTGCACCGCGCGGGGCTCGTCGCCAAGGCACTCGCCGGGAACCCCGGCCCCTACCAGGTCATCGCCGCCGACGGCACCCGCCCGCCGTGGCGGCCCGGCACCTTCGACCGGGTGCTCATGGACGTGCCCTGCACGGGCCTGGGCGCGCTGCGCCGCCGTCCCGAGGCCCGCTGGCGTCGTCGCCCCGAGGACCTCGACGGCTTCGCGTCGCTCCAGCGCGGGCTGCTGCGCACGGCGCTCGCATCGGTGCGGGTCGGCGGTGTCGTCGGGTACGCGACCTGCTCGCCGCACCTCGCCGAGACCCGCGCGGTGGTCGACGACGTCCTCAAGCACTTCGAGGACGGCTCCGCCGAACTGCTCGACGCCCGCCCGCTGCTGCCCGGCGTGCCCGCGCTCGGCGACGGCCCCGACGTCCAGCTGTGGCCGCACCTGCACGGGACGGACGCGATGTACCTGGCCCTGATCCGCCGAACCGCCTGA
- the fmt gene encoding methionyl-tRNA formyltransferase translates to MKLVFAGTPEVAVPALDALIASGRHEVAAVVTRPDAPAGRGRRLVASPVAERAEHAGIEVLKPAKPRDEEFLARLREIGPDCCPVVAYGALLPRVALDIPAQGWVNLHFSLLPAWRGAAPVQHAIMAGDEITGASTFLIEEGLDSGPVYGTVTEEIRPTDTSGDLLTRLAFAGSGLLAATMDGIEDGTLKAVPQPADGISSAPKITVESAHVDWAAPALRVDRVVRGCTPAPGSWTVFRDERLKLIQVAMVPDRTDLAPGELSVAKNNVYVGTGSFAVELLWVQAQGKKPMRAADWARGVRIPSGERLGV, encoded by the coding sequence ATGAAGCTCGTCTTCGCAGGCACCCCCGAGGTCGCCGTTCCCGCCCTGGACGCCCTGATCGCCTCTGGGCGGCACGAGGTGGCCGCCGTCGTGACCCGGCCGGACGCGCCGGCCGGACGGGGGCGACGGCTCGTCGCGAGTCCGGTCGCCGAGCGGGCGGAGCATGCCGGGATCGAGGTGCTCAAGCCCGCGAAGCCCCGGGACGAGGAATTCCTGGCCCGGCTGCGGGAGATCGGCCCGGACTGCTGTCCCGTCGTCGCGTACGGGGCGCTGCTGCCCCGGGTCGCCCTCGACATCCCCGCCCAGGGCTGGGTCAACCTGCACTTCTCGCTGCTGCCCGCCTGGCGCGGCGCGGCTCCCGTGCAGCACGCGATCATGGCCGGGGACGAGATCACCGGCGCCTCCACCTTCCTGATCGAGGAGGGCCTCGACTCGGGGCCGGTGTACGGGACCGTCACCGAGGAGATCCGGCCCACCGACACCAGCGGGGACCTGCTCACACGGCTCGCCTTCGCCGGGTCGGGACTGCTCGCCGCGACGATGGACGGGATCGAGGACGGCACGCTCAAGGCCGTGCCGCAGCCCGCCGACGGCATCAGCTCCGCGCCGAAGATCACCGTGGAGAGCGCTCACGTCGACTGGGCCGCCCCGGCGCTGCGCGTCGACCGCGTGGTGCGCGGGTGCACGCCCGCACCCGGCTCCTGGACCGTCTTCCGCGACGAGCGCCTCAAGCTCATCCAGGTCGCGATGGTGCCCGACCGCACGGATCTCGCCCCGGGCGAGCTGTCGGTCGCCAAGAACAATGTGTACGTGGGCACCGGTTCCTTCGCCGTGGAGCTGCTCTGGGTGCAGGCCCAGGGCAAGAAGCCCATGCGCGCGGCCGACTGGGCCCGCGGGGTGCGGATTCCGTCCGGGGAGCGGCTCGGAGTCTGA
- a CDS encoding primosomal protein N' produces MSSANGRSEDSAGGADGAPPEQLALIREAVRQVKAPKAKPRTWRGAPLAKELPVARVLVDKGVLHLDRYFDYAVPEDLDAAAQPGVRVRVRFGAGGRTVREGRREGGGLIDGYLVERVAESDYSGPLAALAQVVSPEPVLGPELLGLARAVADRYAGSLADVLQLAVPPRHARAEARESPEPPPPPAAPDPGTWRRYGRGADFLASLASGGAPRAVWTALPGPEWAEEIARAVQATLASGRGALVVVPAGRPAARVDTALKSLLGEGHHAVLTADAGPERRYRDWLAVRRGSVRAVVGTRAAMFAPVRDLGLVVVWDDGDDGHSDDNAPFPHVREVLELRASRDKCGFLLGSWTCTVEAAQLVESGWALPLAADRDQVRAAAPLVRTVSDGDLARDEAARAARLPTLAWQTVREGLKHGPVLVQVPRRGYVPRMACARCREPARCRHCAGPLEAQDAQALRCGWCGRDETAWHCQECGGFRLRAQVVGARRTAEELGRAFPAVPVRTSGREQVLDTVSAAPALVVSTPGAEPVAEGGYAAALLLDGWAMLGRPDLRAGEDALRRWTAAAALVRPQGEGGTVAVVAEPTLRPVQALVRWDPVGHAVRELAERAELGFPPVSRMAAVSGAPEALAGFLAAAELPGDAEVLGPVPLSAGEAGRPRRPGGPPPGEPGERVLIRVPPGSGAALAAALKSAQAARMARGGVDPVRIRIDPPDIG; encoded by the coding sequence GTGAGCAGCGCGAACGGGCGATCCGAGGACAGCGCGGGCGGCGCGGACGGCGCACCGCCCGAGCAGCTTGCGCTGATCCGGGAGGCCGTGCGGCAGGTCAAGGCACCGAAGGCGAAGCCGCGGACCTGGCGGGGTGCCCCGCTGGCGAAGGAACTGCCCGTCGCGCGGGTGCTCGTCGACAAGGGCGTACTGCACCTCGACCGGTACTTCGACTACGCCGTGCCCGAGGACCTCGACGCCGCCGCGCAGCCGGGCGTGCGGGTGCGGGTCCGCTTCGGCGCGGGCGGGCGCACGGTGCGCGAGGGACGGCGCGAGGGCGGCGGTCTCATCGACGGGTATCTCGTCGAGCGGGTCGCCGAGTCCGACTACTCCGGGCCGCTGGCCGCCCTCGCCCAGGTCGTCTCGCCCGAACCCGTCCTCGGACCCGAACTGCTGGGGCTGGCCCGCGCCGTCGCCGACCGGTACGCGGGTTCGCTGGCCGACGTTCTGCAGCTGGCCGTGCCGCCCCGGCACGCCCGTGCCGAGGCGCGGGAGTCGCCGGAGCCCCCGCCGCCGCCCGCCGCACCCGACCCCGGGACCTGGCGGCGCTACGGGCGAGGTGCCGACTTCCTCGCCTCGCTGGCCTCAGGCGGCGCCCCGCGCGCGGTGTGGACCGCGCTGCCCGGTCCCGAGTGGGCCGAGGAGATCGCCCGCGCGGTGCAGGCGACGCTCGCCTCCGGGCGCGGCGCGCTCGTCGTCGTCCCGGCGGGCCGGCCCGCCGCCCGCGTCGACACGGCCCTCAAGTCCCTGCTGGGCGAGGGGCATCACGCCGTGCTGACCGCCGACGCGGGACCGGAGCGGCGCTACCGCGACTGGCTCGCCGTACGGCGCGGGTCCGTCCGGGCCGTGGTCGGTACCCGGGCCGCCATGTTCGCGCCGGTGCGGGATCTGGGCCTGGTCGTCGTCTGGGACGACGGCGACGACGGACACAGCGACGACAACGCTCCCTTCCCGCATGTCAGGGAAGTCCTGGAGCTGCGCGCCTCACGTGACAAGTGCGGCTTCCTGTTGGGGAGCTGGACGTGCACGGTGGAGGCGGCACAACTGGTCGAGAGTGGCTGGGCGCTGCCGCTGGCCGCCGACCGGGACCAGGTACGTGCCGCCGCGCCGCTGGTGCGGACCGTCTCGGACGGCGATCTCGCCCGCGACGAGGCCGCACGGGCCGCCCGGCTGCCGACGCTCGCCTGGCAGACCGTCAGGGAAGGGCTGAAGCACGGGCCCGTGCTGGTCCAGGTGCCCCGGCGGGGATATGTGCCCCGGATGGCCTGTGCGCGGTGCCGGGAGCCCGCGCGGTGCCGGCACTGCGCGGGGCCGTTGGAGGCGCAGGACGCCCAGGCGCTGCGCTGCGGGTGGTGCGGGCGGGACGAGACCGCCTGGCACTGCCAGGAGTGCGGCGGGTTCCGGCTGCGGGCGCAGGTCGTCGGTGCCCGGCGGACCGCCGAGGAGCTGGGGCGGGCGTTCCCGGCCGTGCCGGTGCGCACGTCCGGGCGGGAGCAGGTGCTGGACACGGTGTCCGCGGCACCCGCCCTGGTGGTCAGCACGCCGGGGGCCGAACCGGTCGCCGAGGGCGGGTACGCGGCGGCCCTGCTGCTCGACGGCTGGGCCATGCTCGGACGGCCCGATCTGCGGGCCGGCGAGGACGCGTTGCGCCGGTGGACGGCGGCCGCCGCGCTGGTCCGTCCGCAGGGAGAGGGCGGCACGGTCGCGGTCGTGGCCGAACCGACCCTGCGGCCCGTGCAGGCGCTCGTGCGATGGGATCCGGTCGGGCACGCGGTGCGTGAACTCGCCGAGCGGGCCGAGCTGGGATTTCCGCCCGTCTCCCGGATGGCGGCGGTGTCCGGGGCGCCGGAGGCGCTCGCCGGGTTTCTCGCGGCTGCCGAACTGCCGGGCGACGCCGAGGTGTTGGGGCCCGTGCCGCTGTCGGCCGGTGAGGCGGGGCGGCCCAGGCGGCCCGGTGGACCGCCTCCCGGGGAGCCCGGGGAACGGGTGCTCATCCGGGTGCCCCCGGGCAGTGGCGCCGCTCTGGCGGCGGCGCTGAAGAGCGCGCAGGCGGCGCGCATGGCCCGCGGGGGCGTTGACCCCGTACGCATCCGGATCGATCCGCCCGACATCGGGTGA
- the metK gene encoding methionine adenosyltransferase, whose translation MSRRLFTSESVTEGHPDKIADQISDTILDALLREDPTSRVAVETLITTGLVHVAGEVTTKAYAPIAQLVRDKILEIGYDSSKKGFDGASCGVSVSIGSQSPDIAQGVDTAYESRVEGDEDELDRQGAGDQGLMFGYATDETPNLMPLPIHLAHRLARRLSDVRKNGTIPYLRPDGKTQVTIEYDGDKAVRLDTVVVSSQHASDIDLDSLLAPDIREFVVEPELKALLDDGIKLETEGYRLLVNPTGRFEIGGPMGDAGLTGRKIIIDTYGGMARHGGGAFSGKDPSKVDRSAAYAMRWVAKNVVAAGLASRCEVQVAYAIGKAEPVGLFVETFGTAKVDAEKIETAITDVFDLRPAAIIRDLDLLRPIYSQTAAYGHFGRELPDFTWERTDRVDALRKAAGL comes from the coding sequence GTGTCCCGTCGCCTGTTCACCTCGGAGTCCGTGACCGAGGGTCACCCCGACAAGATCGCTGACCAGATCAGCGACACCATTCTCGATGCCCTTCTGCGCGAGGACCCGACATCCCGGGTCGCCGTGGAGACGCTCATCACCACCGGCCTGGTGCACGTGGCCGGAGAGGTCACGACCAAGGCGTACGCGCCGATCGCCCAGCTCGTCCGCGACAAGATCCTGGAGATCGGTTACGACTCCTCGAAGAAGGGCTTCGACGGAGCGTCCTGTGGCGTGTCGGTGTCGATCGGGTCCCAGTCCCCGGACATCGCGCAGGGTGTCGACACGGCGTACGAGTCCCGTGTCGAGGGCGACGAGGACGAGCTGGACAGGCAGGGCGCCGGCGACCAGGGCCTGATGTTCGGGTACGCGACGGACGAGACCCCGAACCTGATGCCGCTCCCGATCCACCTCGCGCACCGGCTCGCGCGCCGGCTGTCCGACGTCCGCAAGAACGGGACCATCCCGTACCTGCGTCCCGACGGCAAGACCCAGGTCACCATCGAGTACGACGGCGACAAGGCGGTCCGCCTGGACACCGTCGTCGTGTCCTCGCAGCACGCCTCGGACATCGACCTGGACTCCCTGCTCGCTCCCGACATCCGCGAGTTCGTGGTGGAGCCGGAGCTGAAGGCCCTCCTCGACGACGGCATCAAGCTGGAGACCGAGGGCTACCGCCTGCTGGTGAACCCGACCGGCCGCTTCGAGATCGGCGGCCCGATGGGCGACGCCGGCCTCACCGGCCGCAAGATCATCATCGACACGTACGGCGGCATGGCCCGCCACGGCGGCGGCGCCTTCTCCGGCAAGGACCCGTCCAAGGTCGACCGCTCGGCCGCCTACGCGATGCGCTGGGTCGCGAAGAACGTCGTGGCCGCGGGCCTCGCCTCGCGCTGCGAGGTCCAGGTCGCCTACGCGATCGGCAAGGCCGAGCCGGTCGGTCTGTTCGTCGAGACCTTCGGCACCGCCAAGGTCGACGCGGAGAAGATCGAGACCGCCATCACGGACGTCTTCGACCTCCGTCCGGCGGCCATCATCCGCGACCTCGACCTGCTCCGCCCGATCTACTCCCAGACCGCCGCCTACGGCCACTTCGGCCGTGAGCTGCCCGACTTCACGTGGGAGCGGACGGACCGGGTGGACGCGCTGCGCAAGGCCGCGGGCCTGTAG
- the coaBC gene encoding bifunctional phosphopantothenoylcysteine decarboxylase/phosphopantothenate--cysteine ligase CoaBC, which yields MDKPKVVLGVSGGIAAYKACELLRRLTESGHDVRVVPTASALNFVGAATWSALSGHPVSTEVWSDVHEVPHVRIGQHADLVVVAPATADMLAKAAHGLADDLLTNTLLTARSPVVFAPAMHTEMWEHPATQENVATLRRRGAVVIEPAVGRLTGVDTGKGRLSDPGEIFEVCRRVLARGVTEPDLAGRHVVVSAGGTREPLDPVRFLGNRSSGKQGYALARTAAARGARVTLIAANTGLADPAGVDVVQVGTAVQMREAVLKAAPDADAVVMAAAVADFRPQVYAAGKIKKKDGKEPEPIVLVRNPDILAEISADRARPGQVVVGFAAETDDVLSNGRTKLERKGCDLLVVNEVGERKTFGSEENEAVVLGADGSETAVPHGPKEALAETVWDLVARRLV from the coding sequence GTGGACAAGCCGAAGGTCGTTCTGGGGGTCAGCGGTGGCATCGCCGCGTACAAGGCCTGTGAGCTGCTGCGACGACTGACGGAGTCGGGACACGACGTACGCGTCGTGCCCACCGCCTCCGCGCTGAACTTCGTCGGCGCCGCCACCTGGTCCGCCCTCTCGGGCCACCCCGTGTCCACCGAGGTCTGGTCGGACGTCCACGAGGTCCCGCACGTCCGCATCGGACAGCACGCCGACCTCGTGGTGGTCGCCCCCGCGACGGCCGACATGCTCGCCAAGGCCGCCCACGGGCTGGCCGACGACCTCCTGACCAACACGCTGCTCACCGCCCGCTCTCCGGTCGTCTTCGCGCCCGCCATGCACACCGAGATGTGGGAGCACCCGGCGACGCAGGAGAACGTGGCGACGCTGCGGCGGCGCGGCGCCGTCGTCATCGAGCCCGCCGTGGGGCGTCTGACCGGCGTCGACACCGGCAAGGGGCGGCTGTCCGACCCGGGAGAGATCTTCGAGGTCTGCCGCCGTGTCCTCGCCCGCGGGGTCACCGAGCCGGATCTCGCCGGACGGCACGTCGTCGTCAGCGCCGGCGGCACCCGCGAGCCCCTCGACCCGGTCCGCTTCCTCGGCAACCGCTCCTCCGGCAAGCAGGGGTACGCGCTCGCCCGCACCGCCGCCGCGCGCGGCGCCAGGGTCACCCTGATCGCCGCGAACACGGGGCTCGCGGACCCGGCCGGGGTCGACGTGGTCCAGGTCGGCACCGCCGTGCAGATGCGGGAAGCCGTGCTGAAGGCGGCCCCGGACGCCGACGCGGTGGTGATGGCGGCCGCGGTGGCCGACTTCCGCCCCCAGGTGTACGCGGCCGGGAAGATCAAGAAGAAGGACGGCAAGGAACCGGAGCCGATCGTTCTGGTCCGTAATCCGGACATCCTCGCGGAGATCTCCGCGGACCGCGCGCGCCCCGGCCAGGTCGTGGTGGGATTCGCCGCCGAGACCGACGACGTCCTGTCCAACGGACGGACCAAACTGGAGCGCAAGGGCTGCGATCTCCTGGTGGTGAACGAGGTGGGGGAGCGCAAGACCTTCGGTTCCGAGGAGAACGAGGCGGTGGTGCTCGGAGCCGACGGAAGTGAGACCGCGGTGCCCCACGGACCCAAGGAAGCGCTGGCCGAGACGGTGTGGGACCTGGTGGCACGCCGACTCGTGTGA
- the rpoZ gene encoding DNA-directed RNA polymerase subunit omega, protein MSSSITAPEGIINPPIDELLEATDSKYSLVIYAAKRARQINAYYSQLGEGLLEYVGPLVDTHVHEKPLSIALREINAGLLTSEAVEGPAQ, encoded by the coding sequence GTGTCCTCTTCCATCACTGCTCCCGAGGGCATCATCAACCCTCCGATCGACGAGCTTCTCGAGGCCACCGACTCGAAGTACAGCCTGGTGATCTACGCGGCCAAGCGTGCCCGCCAGATCAACGCGTACTACTCGCAGCTCGGCGAGGGCCTCCTCGAGTACGTCGGTCCGCTCGTCGACACCCACGTCCACGAGAAGCCGCTGTCGATCGCCCTGCGCGAGATCAACGCGGGACTGCTGACCTCCGAGGCCGTCGAGGGCCCCGCTCAGTAG
- the gmk gene encoding guanylate kinase translates to MAATPRGTTPVPPDVRPRLTVLSGPSGVGKSTVVAHMRKAHPEVWLSVSATTRKPRPGEKHGVHYFFVTDDEMDKLIANGELLEWAEFAGNRYGTPRAAVLEHLESGVPVLLEIDLQGARQVRESMREALLVFLAPPSWEELVRRLTGRGTEPPEVIERRLDAAKIELAAEPEFDVTLVNTSVEDVARELLALVAVV, encoded by the coding sequence ATGGCTGCAACACCCCGGGGGACAACCCCCGTACCCCCGGACGTACGTCCGCGGCTGACCGTGCTCTCCGGCCCCTCAGGGGTCGGCAAGAGCACGGTCGTCGCTCATATGCGCAAGGCGCACCCCGAGGTCTGGCTCTCGGTGTCGGCGACGACCCGCAAGCCCCGCCCCGGCGAGAAGCATGGAGTCCACTACTTCTTCGTCACCGACGACGAGATGGACAAGCTGATCGCCAACGGCGAGCTCCTGGAGTGGGCCGAATTCGCCGGCAACCGCTACGGCACTCCGCGTGCCGCGGTCCTGGAGCACCTGGAGTCGGGTGTACCGGTCCTCCTGGAGATCGACCTCCAGGGAGCCCGGCAGGTCCGCGAGTCCATGCGGGAAGCGCTGCTCGTGTTCCTGGCCCCGCCCTCCTGGGAGGAGCTGGTGCGCAGGCTCACCGGGCGCGGCACCGAACCGCCCGAGGTGATCGAGCGCCGACTGGACGCGGCCAAGATCGAACTGGCCGCCGAGCCGGAGTTCGACGTCACCCTTGTCAACACCTCCGTCGAGGACGTGGCGCGTGAGCTGCTAGCCTTGGTGGCAGTTGTTTGA
- a CDS encoding integration host factor — translation MALPPLTPEQRAAALEKAAAARRERAEVKNRLKHSGASLHEVIKQGQENDVIGKMKVSALLESLPGVGKVRAKQIMERLGISESRRVRGLGSNQIASLEREFGGSGA, via the coding sequence GTGGCTCTTCCGCCCCTTACCCCTGAACAGCGCGCAGCCGCGCTCGAAAAGGCCGCCGCGGCTCGCCGGGAGCGGGCCGAGGTCAAGAATCGACTCAAGCACTCCGGCGCCTCTCTTCACGAGGTCATCAAGCAGGGTCAGGAGAACGACGTCATCGGCAAGATGAAGGTCTCCGCTCTCCTGGAGTCCCTGCCGGGCGTGGGCAAGGTCCGCGCCAAGCAGATCATGGAGCGACTCGGGATCTCCGAGAGCCGCCGCGTGCGCGGTCTCGGCTCGAACCAGATCGCCTCTTTGGAGCGCGAGTTCGGCGGTTCCGGCGCCTGA